A DNA window from Mastomys coucha isolate ucsf_1 unplaced genomic scaffold, UCSF_Mcou_1 pScaffold21, whole genome shotgun sequence contains the following coding sequences:
- the Fau gene encoding ubiquitin-like protein fubi and ribosomal protein S30: protein MQLFVRAQELHTLEVTGQETVAQIKAHVASLEGIAPEDQVVLLAGSPLEDEATLGQCGVEALTTLEVAGRMLGGKVHGSLARAGKVRGQTPKVAKQEKKKKKTGRAKRRMQYNRRFVNVVPTFGKKKGPNANS, encoded by the exons ATGCAGCTCTTTGTCCGCGCCCAGGAACTACACACCCTCGAGGTGACCGGCCAGGAGACGGTCGCCCAGATCAAA GCTCATGTGGCCTCACTGGAAGGCATTGCTCCCGAAGATCAAGTCGTGCTTCTGGCAGGCTCGCCGCTGGAGGATGAGGCCACTCTAGGCCAGTGTGGTGTAGAGGCCCTGACCACTCTGGAAGTAGCAGGCCGAATGCTGGGAG GTAAAGTTCATGGTTCCCTGGCTCGTGCTGGAAAAGTGAGAGGTCAGACTCCGAAG GTGgccaaacaggaaaagaagaagaagaagacaggcCGAGCCAAGAGGCGAATGCAGTACAACCGGCGCTTTGTCAATGTTGTGCCCACCTTTGGCAAGAAGAAGGGCCCCAATGCTAATTCCTAA
- the Znhit2 gene encoding zinc finger HIT domain-containing protein 2, protein MEPAGLCRFCPAGEALPARYTCPRCNAPYCSLRCYRAHGACAEDFYRDQVLRELRGRSASPSRLAGALRRLREQREAEEEPEEAGLGPGTRPGGLSGLWERLSPAEKAAFERLLSRGEAGRLLPPWRPWWWGRGTGPRFLEELDHARSRDLAEPEPVPARTALESVDDAAAAEPLAEDSSAARPPALPARIPALASLSRSPTSPLVRFQLPNVLFAYAHTLALYHGGDDDALLSDFCATLLHVSGALGAQQVFDSTEEALQAAAHVLEAGEHPPGPLGTRGAMQEVARILLGEGPVNQKGYTLTALGHLAQTLGRARKQAVVGEERDRLYRARKKCQFLLAWTNENEAALTPLALDCARAYRAHAVTAEEMATLTGQLERLWGGPVPPTPRTLIEELPG, encoded by the coding sequence ATGGAGCCCGCAGGGCTCTGCCGCTTCTGCCCGGCCGGGGAAGCGCTACCAGCGCGCTACACCTGCCCGCGCTGCAACGCTCCCTACTGCTCGCTGCGCTGCTACCGGGCGCACGGCGCCTGCGCCGAAGACTTTTACCGCGACCAAGTGCTGCGAGAGCTCCGTGGCCGAAGCGCTTCGCCCAGCCGGCTGGCGGGCGCGTTACGCCGTCTGCGTGAACAACGGGAAGCCGAGGAGGAACCAGAGGAAGCAGGCCTCGGGCCCGGCACGCGACCGGGCGGCCTTTCTGGACTTTGGGAACGTTTATCGCCGGCTGAGAAGGCGGCGTTCGAGCGGCTGCTGAGCCGTGGGGAAGCCGGACGCCTTCTGCCTCCGTGGCGGCCCTGGTGGTGGGGCCGCGGCACAGGCCCACGTTTTCTGGAGGAGCTGGATCATGCCCGGAGCAGAGATCTTGCGGAGCCGGAGCCCGTCCCTGCGAGGACCGCGCTGGAATCCGTGGATGATGCCGCTGCCGCGGAACCGCTTGCTGAAGACTCCAGTGCCGCCAGACCTCCCGCATTGCCTGCTCGCATCCCAGCACTGGCCAGTCTGAGCCGCAGCCCGACATCGCCACTGGTGCGCTTCCAGCTGCCCAATGTCCTGTTCGCCTACGCTCATACTCTCGCCCTCTATCATGGAGGGGACGACGACGCGCTACTCTCTGACTTTTGTGCCACTCTGCTCCATGTTTCCGGGGCCCTGGGAGCCCAGCAAGTCTTTGACTCTACAGAAGAAGCCCTACAGGCCGCAGCACACGTTCTGGAAGCAGGCGAGCACCCACCTGGGCCCCTGGGTACACGGGGTGCTATGCAAGAAGTTGCCCGCATCCTGCTGGGCGAGGGTCCTGTCAATCAGAAAGGGTACACGCTTACAGCACTGGGGCACCTAGCTCAGACCCTGGGACGAGCCCGGAAACAGGCTGTGGTTGGTGAAGAGCGAGATCGACTTTACCGGGCTCGGAAGAAGTGCCAGTTCCTGCTGGCTTGGACCAATGAAAATGAGGCTGCCCTCACACCCCTGGCTCTAGACTGTGCCAGAGCCTACCGAGCCCATGCTGTGACAGCTGAGGAGATGGCAACCCTTACTGGACAGCTAGAACGGCTTTGGGGAGGCCCAGTTCCACCCACTCCAAGGACTCTCATTGAGGAACTCCCTGGCTGA
- the Tm7sf2 gene encoding delta(14)-sterol reductase TM7SF2, with amino-acid sequence MSSREASQAPLEFGGPLGAMAMLILLPATMFHLLLAARSGPARLLALPAYLPGLEELWSPRALLLLVTWLGLQVALYLLPARKVAEGLELKDKSRLRYPINGFQALVLTALLVGLAVSVGLLPLGALPGMLLPLAFATTLTSFIFSLLLYAKALVAPASALAPGGNSGNFVYDFFRGRELNPRLGSFDFKYFCELRPGLIGWVLINLALLIQEAELRGSPSLAMWLVNGFQLFYVGDALWYEESVLTTMDIIHDGFGFMLVFGDLAWVPFTYSLQAQFLLYHPQPLELPMALLICFIKATGYYIFRKANSQKNTFRKNPSDPSVAGLETIPTATGKQLLVSGWWGMVRHPNYLGDLIMALAWSLPCGLSHLLPYFYVLYFTALLVHREARDEHQCLRKYGRAWQEYCKRVPYRIIPYVY; translated from the exons ATGTCTTCTCGTGAGGCCTCCCAGGCCCCACTGGAATTTGGGGGGCCGTTGG GTGCCATGGCTATGCTGATCCTactgcctgccaccatgttccACCTGCTCCTGGCGGCCCGCTCTGGCCCGGCGCGCCTCCTGGCCCTACCGGCCTATCTGCCTGGGCTAGAGGAGTTGTGGAGCCCACGGGCTCTGCTGCTGTTGGTCACCTGGCTTGGCCTGCAGGTGGCGCTCTATTTGCTGCCTGCACGCAAG GTGGCCGAAGGGCTGGAATTGAAGGACAAGAGTCGCCTGCGCTATCCTATTAATG GCTTCCAGGCTCTGGTGCTAACAGCCCTGTTGGTGGGGCTAGCGGTGTCAGTGGGGCTGCTGCCCCTGGGGGCACTCCCTGGAATGCTCCTGCCCCTGGCCTTTGCGACCACTCTCACCAGCTTTATCTTCAGCCTCCTTCTCTATGCAAAGGCTTTGGTAGCTCCTGCCTCGGCCCTGGCTCCTGGGGGAAACTCAG GAAATTTTGTGTATGACTTCTTTCGGGGACGGGAGCTGAACCCTCGCCTTGGTTCCTTTGACTTCAAATATTTCTGTGAGCTGAGACCTGGCCTCATCGGCTGG GTCCTCATTAACCTGGCGCTGCTgattcaggaagcagagcttCGGGGGAGTCCTTCACTGGCTATGTGGCTGGTCAATGGCTTCCAATTGTTCTATGTGGGTGATGCCCTCTGGTATGAG GAGTCTGTCCTCACCACCATGGACATAATACATGATGGTTTTGGCTTCATGCTGGTCTTTGGAGACCTAGCCTGGGTACCATTCACCTACAGTCTGCAGGCCCAGTTCCTGTTGTACCATCCACAGCCTCTGGAGTTGCCCATGGCTTTGCTCATCTGCTTCATTAAGG CTACTGGTTACTACATCTTCCGAAAGGCCAACTCCCAGAAGAACACATTTAGAAAGAATCCTTCTGACCCCAGTGTGGCTG GTCTTGAGACCATCCCTACTGCCACAGGGAAACAACTGCTGGTGTCTGGGTGGTGGGGTATGGTTCGACACCCCAACTACTTGGGAGACCTCATCATGGCTCTGGCCTGGTCCTTGCCCTGTG GGCTATCCCATCTGCTGCCCTACTTCTACGTCCTTTACTTCACTGCATTGCTGGTGCACCGAGAGGCCCGAGACGAGCACCAGTGCCTGCGAAAGTATGGCCGTGCCTGGCAGGAGTACTGCAAGCGTGTGCCTTACCGAATCATACCCTATGTCTACTGA